GCATACCCGCTTGTTTAGCGGCTTGGATACCCGCAGGAGTATCTTCAATTGCTAGGCACTCTTGTGGTTGAAGATTTAAATCAGGATCTTCTTGGTTCAGGCGTTCTACAGCTAGCAAATAACCATCTGGTTCTGGTTTACTGGTACTAATGTCGTCACCCGCCACAATAACTTTAAAGTATTCAGTCAGAGGAGTGCGATGGAGTACTAGTTCTATTTCTTTGCGGATAGCACCACTGACTATCGCTAGTTTGAGATTGCGTGAACGCACTTGAAATATCAAATCATCTAAACCAGGGTACAAAGGCAGTTTTTCTATTTTTTCCAGTTCCAAAGCATATCCTTGTGCTTTGCGATTAAGCAACTGAGTTAAGTCTCTATCATTAACTACACGACCGCGACTAGCAAGCAAATCTTGTAGATAAAGGCGATCGCTTCGTCCTAGACACACTTTCTTATACTCACCTGGCTTGAGGGTGAGATTTTCCTCAATCAAAAGTTGCTCTATCAGTCGCTCGTGGATTGACTCATCATGAATGATGACACCATTAAAATCAAATAAAACTGCCTTTAAACTCATGGCATTGTGTCAAAAGCTGGTGATGGAAAGCCCTGTAAATCTTCATTATCTATTGTGCCGTCTACTTGTACAGCAGTGTAACGCCGTACATTTTTTCGCACACTAGCATCTTCAGATGGAATTGGCTTTACCCCACTCGTCACTTGATTTATCCACCACACATCCTCGGTTTGCACTGCTTCAAATCCCGCTGCACCCATACTCGCATCCACACTCCCAGCAGCATATTCACGAATATACGGCTCCTCAAAAATATTATTCAGCCAATCTAACTGACGTAAGGTTTTTTGATTTCCATCCAAAATCAACACTTGTCCACCAACCACCAACAACCGGAAGCATTCCCGCAAAATTGCCACAGATACTGCGGTTGGTGTTTCATGGAATAACAAAGAAGCTGTGACCAAGTCAAAAGAAGCATGACTCAAACCTGTGTTCTCTGCATTCCCATGTCGCCAGTGAATGTCTAAACCAGCACTTTCAGCCTTGTGGGAAGCCCGTACCAACATATAGGGCGATAAGTCCAAGCCAATGACTTGCGCTTGGGGGAAAGCCTGCTTTAACATCAAAGTTGTGGAACCTGTACCGCAGCCCAAGTCAAGAATACGTCGCGGCTGTACTTTAATAGTATCAATTAAAGCCTGACGTACTAGGGTTTCATTAGGCGGGAGAACGTATTGGGTTATGGGGTCATAGGTAACGGCTGCACCAGAATTGAGATATCCACGCTCAATCCCATGAAAGTTTTGGCTGCTGTAGTATGCAGGAATTGTCACATCAGCGCGTCGGAAGCGATCGCTTTCCTTTTCCCAATCAATATTGTCAGCGTATCGCCGCAACTCTTCTTCATCAATCAACAGACGTACTACAGGGGATAGAAAACGCTCCCAGATTGTATCTTGACGAACTGCCATAATACTTGAGCTAGTATGATTTTATTTACAAATTTTAATATATTTCATAAAAGTAGCACGCCTCATCTGGCGAGAGGGTTAACATTGGGGGAATTTGTATTATTTTTGTAATACACAGTACTGCTACTCCCAGCAGGTAGCAGTCGGTAATGCCCACGCTATTGTCAGAGATATTTCGGTTTTCTCTGAATTTCTTCTCACCGCAGCTTCGAAATTCCGCAAATGTACCGTGTGTAATAGCAGGTGTTTGATTTTATTCTTGGTACTTATCAAAGCAAAAGAGTTCCGGCAAGTGACCCAACAGATCAAGTTTCCCCATCTAGTTGGTGAGATGAGAATACGCCTAGGACGATTGGGTGCAGCGTAGTGTGCTTTGGGCAATTGCAGGAACAACTGGGCATCTCGTTCCAGACTGTCAATTGCTAGGAGATTAGTTGGATGACCCCTACACAAACAAGGAAATGAGTGTGCAAGGTCAGAACCTATAGCCATATTTGTCAACCCAAAACCCGAGGATATGAGAATTTAAGGAAGAGCGATGCCAACAAATGAGCGGGAAAAAATACGCCACCTTTTGGTTATAAAAGACCTCCAAGGGCAGCGAACTATCCCCCTTCAAGAGGCGACTTATTCTCTCGGGCGGGATTCGAGGAACGCTATTGTCCTGCGTTCTAGGTCAGTTTCTAGGCAACACGCGATTCTATTGCGGGTTACTGTTCCAGAGACTGATCAATATGGTTTTCGGATTATTGATGGCAGCTTTAAGGGGAAAAGAAGTACAAATGGCTTGTTTCTAAACGGTGCAAAATGCTTCTCTGCTGACCTGAAACATGGAGATGTTATAGATTTTGGCAACCATCAAGTTCAGGCTAAATACTATGCCCTTTCTAACATATTAGAACAAGCGTTTTCTGAATCTTGTACAGCTGAGGATATATCTAGGTTGATATTGGAGCAAGCCAATCCAGCTAATCCTTTTGAAACCCTAAGTTTCCCTCTTGATTCCACTCTTGAAGGAGCTAGTGAAGTCGCCTTAGCCCGTCTAGCATCATTCCCTGAACTCATTCCCAACCCGATAATTGAGATGGATTTGGAGGGAAGCGTAACTTATCTCAATCCCGCTGCT
The sequence above is a segment of the Mastigocladopsis repens PCC 10914 genome. Coding sequences within it:
- a CDS encoding HAD family hydrolase; this encodes MSLKAVLFDFNGVIIHDESIHERLIEQLLIEENLTLKPGEYKKVCLGRSDRLYLQDLLASRGRVVNDRDLTQLLNRKAQGYALELEKIEKLPLYPGLDDLIFQVRSRNLKLAIVSGAIRKEIELVLHRTPLTEYFKVIVAGDDISTSKPEPDGYLLAVERLNQEDPDLNLQPQECLAIEDTPAGIQAAKQAGMQVVGVANTYPFHMLQRQANWTVDYLSDLELERVQEVFSQKELQSTPEK
- a CDS encoding class I SAM-dependent methyltransferase codes for the protein MAVRQDTIWERFLSPVVRLLIDEEELRRYADNIDWEKESDRFRRADVTIPAYYSSQNFHGIERGYLNSGAAVTYDPITQYVLPPNETLVRQALIDTIKVQPRRILDLGCGTGSTTLMLKQAFPQAQVIGLDLSPYMLVRASHKAESAGLDIHWRHGNAENTGLSHASFDLVTASLLFHETPTAVSVAILRECFRLLVVGGQVLILDGNQKTLRQLDWLNNIFEEPYIREYAAGSVDASMGAAGFEAVQTEDVWWINQVTSGVKPIPSEDASVRKNVRRYTAVQVDGTIDNEDLQGFPSPAFDTMP